From the genome of Pirellulales bacterium, one region includes:
- a CDS encoding dihydrodipicolinate synthase family protein, which produces MPAERLTGIFTPNIVPLDPRGEINEPELRRYTDWLIDRGVHGLYPNGSTGEFTRFSPEERRRIIAIMADQTRGRVPILAGAAEANVRETIAACEYYHGLGVRAVAIVSPYYYRLSPASVYAYFRDIARHSPVDITLYNIPMFASPIDVPTIQRLSDEFERVVAIKDSSGDLPNMIRMIKAVRPHRPDFSFLTGWDAALMPMLLIGCDGGTNATAGIVPELTRKLFDLTLARRIDEARELQFKLIGLFDAMLFSADFPEGFRAALSLRGFNPGASRQPLSDTQQVQMSALRDTLQCLLAEEGYADQPIGGCPPGGARPDAKAVDQIVQGVMAELKRRGMA; this is translated from the coding sequence ATGCCGGCCGAGCGACTCACGGGCATCTTCACTCCCAACATCGTGCCGCTCGACCCGCGCGGCGAGATCAACGAGCCGGAGCTGCGCCGCTACACCGATTGGCTCATCGACCGCGGCGTTCACGGCCTCTACCCCAACGGGTCGACCGGCGAGTTCACGCGGTTCTCGCCCGAAGAACGCCGCCGCATCATCGCCATCATGGCCGACCAGACGCGCGGCCGCGTGCCGATCCTGGCGGGCGCCGCCGAAGCCAACGTCCGCGAAACCATCGCCGCCTGCGAGTATTACCACGGCCTGGGCGTGCGGGCGGTGGCCATCGTGTCGCCCTACTACTACCGGCTCAGCCCGGCCAGCGTCTACGCCTACTTCCGCGACATTGCCCGGCATTCGCCCGTCGATATCACGCTTTACAATATCCCCATGTTCGCCTCGCCGATCGACGTGCCGACCATTCAGCGGCTGAGCGACGAATTCGAGCGCGTGGTGGCCATCAAGGATTCGTCGGGCGACTTGCCGAACATGATCCGCATGATCAAGGCCGTCCGCCCCCATCGGCCCGACTTCAGCTTTCTTACCGGATGGGACGCCGCCTTGATGCCGATGCTGCTCATCGGCTGCGACGGCGGCACCAACGCCACCGCCGGCATCGTGCCGGAGCTGACCCGCAAACTCTTCGACCTGACGCTCGCGCGGCGGATCGACGAAGCCCGTGAACTGCAATTCAAGCTGATCGGCCTGTTCGACGCGATGCTCTTTTCGGCCGACTTTCCCGAAGGTTTTCGGGCGGCGCTTTCGCTGCGCGGTTTCAACCCCGGCGCCAGCCGGCAACCGCTCAGCGACACGCAGCAGGTGCAGATGTCCGCCTTGCGCGACACCTTGCAATGCTTGCTGGCCGAAGAGGGCTATGCCGACCAGCCGATCGGTGGTTGTCCGCCCGGCGGTGCCCGGCCCGATGCGAAAGCGGTCGATCAGATCGTGCAAGGCGTGATGGCGGAGCTGAAGCGGCGCGGAATGGCGTAA